GGGTGGGACTGTGCAGGTCACGCGCGACGCGTGGGGGGTGCCGCACATCCGCGCGCAGACGGACGAGGACGCGGTGTTCGCGCTGGGCTTCGTGCACTGGCAGGACCGCGCGTGGCAGATGGATTTCCAGCGCCGCGTGGCGCAGGGCCGACTGGCGGAGGTGCTGGGCGAGGCCGCGCTGCCGCAGGACAAATTCCTGCGCACCTGGGGCTTCCAGCGGGCCGCGCAGAGTGCCCTGCCCGCCCTGGACGCGCGGTCGCGCCGCCTGATCGCGGCGTACACGGCGGGTGTGAACGCCGCGCAGGGACGCGGGAAGACCGCGCTGGAATTCCGGATCCTGGGCTACACGCCGGAGCCCTGGCAGGACGTGGACACGGTGTCCTGGAGCAAGCTGATGGCCTTCGATCTGGGCGGCAACTACGACGACGAGGTGCTGAACGCGCACGTCGCGCGGCGACTGGGGACGGGCGGCCTGGATCAGGTCACCGCGCCGTACCCGGCGGGTGCTCCCACGATCCTCAGCGCGGACGAGGTGGGCGAGGAGAACGCCGCGCCGCGGGGCGGCACCACCTCGGCCTCACCCAGCCTGCCGGAGGCGACGGTCACGGCGCTGCGGGCGCACCTGCGGGCCGCCGAGGCACTGGGCATGCAGCAGGTTCCCGGGAAGGGCAGCAACGACTGGGTGATCGCCGGATCGCGCACCACGACCGGGAAACCCATCCTGGCGGACGACCCGCACCTCGCGCTGACCGCGCCGATGCTGTGGTACCTCGCGGACGTGCAGGGCAGGGACCTGAAGGCCATCGGGGCGAGCATCCCGGGCCTCCCGGCCATCGTGATCGGCCGCAACGAACGGGTCGCGTGGGGCGTGACGAACATGAACCCCGACGTGCAGGACCTGTACGTGGAACCCGAGGACGCGAAGCTCACCAGCCGACCGGAGGTGATCAAGGTCAAGGGCAAAGAGGACGTGACCATCACCGTCCGCGAGAGCGCGCACGGCCCGGTCATCAGCGACAACGGGGGCGGCGGCCTGAACTTCGCGGACGCCGGGCCGCGCGTGGCGCTGAAGTGGACGGCACTACAACCGGGCGACACCACCATGGACGCCTTCCTGGGCCTGAACTACGCGCAGAACTGGCCGGACTTCACGCAGGCGCTCTCACGGTACGTGGGGCCCAGCCAGAACTTCGTGTACGCCGACGTGGACGGCAACACCGGGTACTACGCGCCGGGCCGCGTGCCCATCCGCGAGGGCTGGGACGGCAGCGTGCCCGTCCCCGGCGACGGCAGCCGCGAGTGGCGCGGATACGTTCCCTTCGAGGCGCTGCCCCACACCTTCAACCCCGCCGACGGTCTGGTCGTCACCGCGAACAACAAGGTCGTCCCCGACGGGTACCCGTACCTGCTGGGCAACGCCCGCAACTGGGCCGAACCGTACCGCGCGCGGCGCATCACGGACCTGCTGACCGCCACCCCGAAACTGAGCGTGGCGGACGTGCAGCGCACCCAGCTCGACACCCGAAGCCTCGTCTGGGAGGACTTCCGGCCCATCCTGCTGGCCACGAAGCCCGGCAGTGACCGCGCCCGGCAGGCGCTGGGCACCCTGCAGGGCTGGGACGGCAGCATGACCACCGGCAGCCAGGGCGCCCTGCTGTTCGAGGCGTGGCTGATGCAGCTGCAGGAGATGGCCCGCGACGAACTGAACGACGCGACCACCATGAACAGCCTGTCCGTCCTGAACCAGCTGCGCGGCGGTGGGGAACTGTGCGCGCGGGGCGGCCAGGGGGACTGCGCGGCCCTGCTGACCCGCACGCTGGACGCCGCCCTGGGTGACCTGCAGGCCCGCCTGGGGGACGACATGACCGGCTGGACGTACGGGAAGCTGCATCAGGTCGCCAGCAACCACCGCGCGTTCGGGAAGGTGGGCGCCCTGGCGTGGCTGTTCAACCACCACGCGCCCACCCCCGGCGGGACGAACACCGTGAACGTCGCCCGGCCCGAACACGGCACCTTCTCGCAGACGCACGGCGCCAGCTACCGCCAGATCGTGGACCTCAGCGACCCCGACCGCAGCCTGTACATCGGCAGCCTGGGGCAGGCGGGCAGTCCCCTGGCCCCGCACGCGACCGACCAGATGAACCGCTGGATCGACGGGCAGTACCTGCCCATGAGCACCAGGGCCGCCGACTGGGGAAACACGCAGACCCTCACCCTCCACCCGGCCGGGCAGTAGGTAGACTGCGGTATGGCCGAACCTCACCGCGTGCGCGACGCCCTGCGCGCCAGCATGACCGCCTGGGCCACCCTGACCGTCCGGGACGACCAGGCCCGCGTGACCCTCGCCCCCGACCTCGACGTGCTCGCCCCGCAGCTCGACGCGATCGACCCCGGCTGGAGCCTGACCTGGGCGTGCGACCACCCCGCGCCGCCCATCGTCCGTGCCCGCCTGAGCGTCCTCGGCGCCACCCGTGAGGGCCTCGCCACCGCGCACACCCTTCAGGACGCCAAACTGGCCGCCCTGGCCGACCTCGCCCGTGCGTACGGCGTGACGCCCACCAGCGACCCGGTCTGGGTCGAGTACGACCCGGAGGACGGCGCGAACACCAGCGAACTGGAAACCGACACGCCCACCCCACCGCCCGCCGCCGAACGTCCCCTCCCACCGCAACCGCCCCGCGACCCGCAGATGGAAAAAGCCCGGCGGCACATCGAGGACCTGCTGGAGCAGCTGAAAGTCGCCGGGCGCGGCGGGGAAGCCGCCCGCATCCTCATGCGCGGCTACGGCGAGACGCTGGAAGAAAGCCGCGCCATCTACAAGGACCTCCACGCCCTCCTGAAAGGCTGACCCCATGCGTAAATTCCTCGCTTTCGGAGACGTCCACGCCGACTTCGACCTCCTGTGGACCGCGCTGCGCGCCGCCAGCTGCGCCACGCCCGACGGCCTGCCCACCCCGCCCGTGCAGGCCGGACTGTTCCAGGTCGTCCTGATCGGCGACCTCGTCCACCCCAAGAACGACCGCGACTACGCCCGCCTCACCGGCCTGCCCCGCTTCGACCACAAGAACCCGGACCACCTGTTCCTCGCCGCGCGCGAACAGATCCGCCACCTGGAACGACTCAAGGCGTACCAGGACGCCGCGCCGCACGCCGTGCACATCATCCTCGGCAACCACGACGACGCCGTCCTGAACACCAGCTACGTCCTGGGCACCAGCGGCGGCATGGTCCACGTGGAATTCGACCCGGACCACGGCGGCCTGATCCTCCCCGACCACCTCGCCGCGTGGATGCGCAGCTTCCCGCGCGAGATCCGCGTCGGCACCGTCCAGTTCGCGCACGTCTCCCCGCTGCCCGCCCACGCGCACTACGACGACCTGTTCTACGCCGACCACGCCCCCAAACGCTGGTTCCGCGAATCCCCCGAGTACGTCCGCATGGCCGGACTCGACTACGGCGTGTACGGCCACACCCAGATCGACGGCGGCATCCACCTCGACGAGGACCACCACCTCGCCATGATCGACGCGCTGCACGCCCGCGAGTACCTGGAACTGCTGCTCGACCCCGGCCAGGAACACCCCGTCCGGAACGTTCGCGCCGTCCCCTTCTGACCCCACCCGCACCCGCACGCATTGACAACCGTGAAACGCGCCGCTATCCTTAACCCCGCTGCTTTTGCAGCCCCTTCAAGGCACGGTCCGGTAGTGTAGCGGTTAGCATATCTGCCTGTCACGCAGAAGGTCGCGGGTTCAAATCCCGTCCGGACCGCCAAGGAAGGCTAGGTAGCTCAGCTGGTAGAGCAAACGACTGAAAATCGTTGGGTCGCCGGTTCAAGTCCGGCCCTGGCCACCACCAAAGAAGCCCCCACCCACGCGGTGGGGGTTTTCCGTGTGCTCATGCGCGCGGGCGATGCTGGGCAGCATGCCGCCACAGTTCACGCCTGAAGCCCTGCGCGCCGTCGCGGCGTTCCTGCCCGTCATGGCGGACCCGGCGTTCCGCTTCACGGACGGCCAGCCGCCTGCCGTGGTCCTGCCGGACGGCGGCATTCAGATGCGCGGGTACGCGTACGACCCACAGGTGGCGCGGCTGCTGCGCACGCTGGACGAGTTCGGGTGGGTGCATGGGGACGAGCGGTTTCAGTGGCCACAGTGGGCGCAGTCGCCCGAGGCACGCGCCCTGCGGGACGACCCGGCGGTGCTGGCCCGCGCGACCCCCACGCAGCTGGCGCGGCTGCTGACGATCTTCGCGCGGCAGGAGCGGTTCAGTGACGGCTCGCGCCTGGGCTTCTGGGAGTCCGGGCTGCTGCTGGGCATCCTGCGCCGCGCCGCGGCACTGGCGCAGGCGGCGGGCTGAGTCCTCTCCCCTGCCGGGGGCCTGCGCGCGTTTGTTCCGCGCCCCCTGGCGGTCATGCATGGAGTTGTGGATAATGCGCGGTTGAGGTCGCGCCTGCGGGTGCGGACTCCCACAACCGGGTGACCTGTGCTGTCACCCCAGGTCCGCGCCGTTCAGGGTGCGGGCCTGCCGGGAGGAAAGACTATGACGAACGTGACTGCCGGGGCCGACTGCGGACCCCAGAACCCTGGTTTTGACCGCCGCTACGACGTGCAGGGCCTCGACGCCATCGACGTGGCGGTGCTGGGTACCTTCCCGCACATCCGCGAGGACGACCCGGTCCGCTACCCGGGCGAGCCGATGCAGATCGAGATCGTGACGGACGAGTTCAGCCCGGTGTGCCCCTGGAGTGGCCTGCCGGACTTCGGCCGCCTGGAGATCCGGTACCTGCCGCGCGAGGCGTGCGTGGAACTCAAGAGCCTGAAGTACTACCTGACCAGCTACCGGTTCGTGGGCATCTACCACGAGCACGCGACCCGGCGGGTGCTGGCGGATCTGGTGAATCTGCTCAATCCCCTGAGCATGGAGATCCGCTGCGATTACGGCATGCGTGGGGGTCTGAACACGATCTGCACCGTGAAGTACGTCGCGCCCGACCACCAGGGGGCGTAAGCGGATGCCGTGGAAACTGACGTCGGAATTCACGTTCGATTCGGCGCACGTGATCACCGGCTACGACGGCCCCTGCGGCCGCCTGCACGGGCACACGTACCGCGTGCGGATGGAACTCACCAGTGACCGCCTCCGGCCCAGTGCGCATGTCAAGCGCGCCATCATGGTCGCGGACTTCAAGACCCTCAAATGGGCCAAGAAGGACGTCGACGCCGGCGGCCTGGACCACGCGTACCTGAACGACCTCCCCGACCTGGGCGACGACACCACCGCCGAGGTCATCGCCGCGTACATCCACCGCAAGACCATGGACCGCGTGCGCGCCGACCTGCCCGAGGACGACGACGGCGCGGACCTGCGCCTGCACGTGACCCTGTGGGAGACGCCGGACAGCAGTTGCGAGTACTGGGAGTAATCGGGTGAAGTACCCAGTCTATGAGCGGTTCTACACCTGGCAGGGCGAGGGGGTGCACCTGGGCCGCGCGGCGTACTTCATCCGCCTGTACGGTTGCCCCCAGGCCTGCCCCTGGTGCGACAGCGCCGGAACGTGGCACCGGGAGTACCGCCCGGACGGCGTGACCCTGATGAGCGAAGGCGAACTGGCCGACGTGGTGCGGGCCGAGAGTCCGGACGGCGCGGTCGTGGTGATCACGGGGGGCGAGCCGATCCTGTTCGACCTCGCGCCCCTGACGGAGGCCCTGCACGCCCTGGGTCGCCGCGTCCACATCGAGACGAGCGGCATCGCGCCCCTGCGCGGCGCGCTGGACTGGGTGACGCTGTCCCCGAAACCCTTCGGGCAGCCCCCGCTGCCGGGCGTCGTGGCGGTCGCGGACGAGGTGAAGATCATCGTCCACGAACCGGGCGACATTCAGGCCGGACTGGACACCCTGACCGGCCTGAGGGAGGACGCGGTGATCTGGCTGCACCCCGAGTGGAGCAAGGCCCGCGAACGGGACCTGACCGTCCTGAACGCGATCACGCAGGCGGTGAAGGAGAACCCGCGCCTGCGGGCCGGGTACCAGATGCACAAGCTGTACCGCGCCGACGACCTCGACGCGCACAGCGACAAACGCCTGATCCCCCTCGGCGGAAACGCGGCACTCGGGTACTGAACGGGATGTGGGTTGTGGGTTGTAGGCACTGCGGCCTGAATCACGCTGTTTCTCCTTCCCCTTGAGGGGGAGGCTGGGTGGGGGTGAACCCCACCGGAGGATTGGACATGACGGAAGGGAAGAAGCGCGCGGTGGTGCTGCTGTCGGGCGGATTGGATTCGAGCACGGTGCTGGGCATGGCGACCCGCGACGGGTACGCGTGCACGGCGCTGTCGTTCCGGTACGGGCAGCGGCACACGGTGGAACTGGAGCGGGCGGCGACGGTCGCGGCGCACTTCGGGGCCGTGCACCGGGTGATCGACATCAACATCGGGTCGTTCGGGGGGAGTGCGCTGACGGACGAGTCGATGGTGGTGCCGACGGACGGCACGGAAGATGGCGTGATTCCGCCGACGTACGTGCCGGGGCGGAACACGGTCTTTATTGCCGTGGGCCTGAGTCTCGCGGAAGCGATTGATGCGGAGCGGGTGTTCCTGGGGATCAACGCGGTGGATTACAGCGGGTACCCGGACTGCCGGCCGGAATACCTCGCGGCGTACCAGACGCTGGCAGACCTGGCGACGAAGGCGGGGCTGGAGGGTCGCGGGGCGGTGCTGACGGCGCCCCTGGCGGAGCTGACGAAGGCGGACATCGTGCGCGAGGCGCTGGCGGTGGGCGTGCCGATCGACGTGACGTGGAGCTGCTACCAGGGTGGGGCGGAGCCGTGCGGGGTGTGCGACTCGTGCCGCATCCGGGATAAGGCGCTGATCGAGGCGGGCCGCCCCGACCTCGCCACCACCTACGCCCAGGCGCAGCTGTAATTCCAGCAGGAGAGGCGGGACGCGCCGGGGGTCTTCCCCACGCGTCCCGCCTCCCTCTCGTGAAATCCCTTACAGGATGCTCTTGACGACCTTGCTGACGTTCTGGACGCTGAAGCCGAACTTCTCGAACAGGACGCTGGCGGGCGCGCTGGCGCCGAAGGTGTCCATGCCGATGACGGCGCCGTCGGTGCCGACCCATTCGTACCAGGGGCTCTTGGCGGCGGCCTCGATGGCGACGCGTTTGACGCCGGGGGTGAGGACGCTGTCGCGGTAGCTGCGGTCCTGGGTGCGGAAGACTTCCATGCAGGGCATGCTGACGACGCGCGCCTGGATGCCCTCGGCGGCCAGGGCCTCGGCGGAGTCGAGGGCGAGGCTGACCTCGCTGCCGGAGGCGATCAGGATGACCTGCGCGCCGTCTGCGTCGCGGACGACGTAGGCGCCCTTCTTCACGCCCGCGTGGTTGCGGGGCAGGATCGGGAGGTCCTGGCGGGTGAGGGCCAGGGCGGTGGGGCCCTTGTCGTATTCGAGGGCCATCTGCCACGCGGCGGCGGTTTCGTTGGCGTCGGCGGGGCGGATGACGTGGGCGCCGGGGACGGCGCGGAGCATGGCGATCTGCTCGATGGGCTGGTGGGTGGGGCCGTCCTCGCCCAGGCCGATGCTGTCGTGCGTGAGGACGTACGTGACGGGCTGCATCTGGATGGCGCTGAGGCGGAAGGCGGGCTTGAGGTAGTCCGCGAACACCAGGAACGTGCCGACCATGGGGTGCAGGCCGCCGTAGAGGCTCAGGCCGTTCGCGGCGGCGGCCATACCGAATTCACGCACGCCGAACAGGACGTTGCGTCCGGCCATGCTGCCGCTCTGCATCTCGCCGCCGTCCTTGATGGTGGTCTTCGTGCTGCCGCTCAGGTCGGCCGATCCGCCCATCAGGCCGGGGAGGACCTTCGCCAGGGCGTTGATGACTTCACCGCTGGCGTTGCGGGTGGCGACGCCCTTGCCGCCCACCTCGTAGCTGGGGAGCGCGTCGGCGAGGTTCGCGGGCAGTTCGCGCTTGAGCATGGCGTCGACTTCGGCGGCCAGTTCGGGGTGCGCGGCGCGGTAGCCGTCCATCAGGTCGTTCCACTCGGCTTCCAGTTTCGCGCCGCGTTCACGGGCGTCCATGTGGGCCTTGACCTCGTCAGGCACGGTGAAGGCGGGGTAGTCCCAGCCGAGTGCGGCCTTGGTTTCCGCCACACCCTCGGCGCCCAGGGGTTCGCCATGGGCCTTGCTGGTGCCCGCGCGGGGGCTGCCGAAGCCGATCACGGTGCGGACCTGGATCAGGGTGGGGCGGTCACTGGTCTGCGCTTCCTTCACGGCGGCGCGGATCTGGTCCAGATCGTTGCCGTCGGCGACCTTCAGGACGTTCCAGCCGTAGGCGACGTAGCGGGCAGCCACGTCGTCGCTCTCGGCCTTGAAGGTGGCGGTGTCGAGCTGCACCTGGTTGTCGTCGTGCAGCCAGATCAGTTTGTTCAGGCGCAGGTGCCCGGCCAACGCGGCGGCCTCGTGGTTCACGCCTTCCTGCAGGTCACCGTCGCCCAGGATGGCGTAGGTGTGGTTGTCGAAGATGGGGAACTCGGGGCGGTTGTAGCGCGCGGCGAGGTGCGCCTCGGCCATCGCCATGCCGACCGTCATCGCGGCGCCCTGGCCGAGGGGGCCGGTGGTGGCGTCCAGGCCGGGGGTGTGGAAGAACTCGGGGTGGCCGGGGGTCTTGCTGCCCCACTGACGGAAGTTCTTCAGTTCGTCCAGCGAGAGGTCGTAGCCGGTGAGGTGCAGCAGGCTGTAGATGAGCATGCTGGCGTGCCCGGCGGACAGCACGAAGCGGTCGCGGCCGGGCCATTCCGGGTGAACGGGGTTGAAGCGCAGGTAGTCCTGCCA
This region of Deinococcus sp. JMULE3 genomic DNA includes:
- a CDS encoding penicillin acylase family protein is translated as MNKGTAGPLRRKGSWGRRVATGTLGALLLLGAAGGGAYAWLRLSSEPQRAGNVDLPGLGGTVQVTRDAWGVPHIRAQTDEDAVFALGFVHWQDRAWQMDFQRRVAQGRLAEVLGEAALPQDKFLRTWGFQRAAQSALPALDARSRRLIAAYTAGVNAAQGRGKTALEFRILGYTPEPWQDVDTVSWSKLMAFDLGGNYDDEVLNAHVARRLGTGGLDQVTAPYPAGAPTILSADEVGEENAAPRGGTTSASPSLPEATVTALRAHLRAAEALGMQQVPGKGSNDWVIAGSRTTTGKPILADDPHLALTAPMLWYLADVQGRDLKAIGASIPGLPAIVIGRNERVAWGVTNMNPDVQDLYVEPEDAKLTSRPEVIKVKGKEDVTITVRESAHGPVISDNGGGGLNFADAGPRVALKWTALQPGDTTMDAFLGLNYAQNWPDFTQALSRYVGPSQNFVYADVDGNTGYYAPGRVPIREGWDGSVPVPGDGSREWRGYVPFEALPHTFNPADGLVVTANNKVVPDGYPYLLGNARNWAEPYRARRITDLLTATPKLSVADVQRTQLDTRSLVWEDFRPILLATKPGSDRARQALGTLQGWDGSMTTGSQGALLFEAWLMQLQEMARDELNDATTMNSLSVLNQLRGGGELCARGGQGDCAALLTRTLDAALGDLQARLGDDMTGWTYGKLHQVASNHRAFGKVGALAWLFNHHAPTPGGTNTVNVARPEHGTFSQTHGASYRQIVDLSDPDRSLYIGSLGQAGSPLAPHATDQMNRWIDGQYLPMSTRAADWGNTQTLTLHPAGQ
- a CDS encoding single-stranded DNA-binding protein codes for the protein MAEPHRVRDALRASMTAWATLTVRDDQARVTLAPDLDVLAPQLDAIDPGWSLTWACDHPAPPIVRARLSVLGATREGLATAHTLQDAKLAALADLARAYGVTPTSDPVWVEYDPEDGANTSELETDTPTPPPAAERPLPPQPPRDPQMEKARRHIEDLLEQLKVAGRGGEAARILMRGYGETLEESRAIYKDLHALLKG
- a CDS encoding metallophosphoesterase, whose amino-acid sequence is MRKFLAFGDVHADFDLLWTALRAASCATPDGLPTPPVQAGLFQVVLIGDLVHPKNDRDYARLTGLPRFDHKNPDHLFLAAREQIRHLERLKAYQDAAPHAVHIILGNHDDAVLNTSYVLGTSGGMVHVEFDPDHGGLILPDHLAAWMRSFPREIRVGTVQFAHVSPLPAHAHYDDLFYADHAPKRWFRESPEYVRMAGLDYGVYGHTQIDGGIHLDEDHHLAMIDALHAREYLELLLDPGQEHPVRNVRAVPF
- a CDS encoding DUF6508 domain-containing protein, with the translated sequence MPPQFTPEALRAVAAFLPVMADPAFRFTDGQPPAVVLPDGGIQMRGYAYDPQVARLLRTLDEFGWVHGDERFQWPQWAQSPEARALRDDPAVLARATPTQLARLLTIFARQERFSDGSRLGFWESGLLLGILRRAAALAQAAG
- the queF gene encoding preQ(1) synthase; its protein translation is MTNVTAGADCGPQNPGFDRRYDVQGLDAIDVAVLGTFPHIREDDPVRYPGEPMQIEIVTDEFSPVCPWSGLPDFGRLEIRYLPREACVELKSLKYYLTSYRFVGIYHEHATRRVLADLVNLLNPLSMEIRCDYGMRGGLNTICTVKYVAPDHQGA
- a CDS encoding 6-carboxytetrahydropterin synthase, translated to MPWKLTSEFTFDSAHVITGYDGPCGRLHGHTYRVRMELTSDRLRPSAHVKRAIMVADFKTLKWAKKDVDAGGLDHAYLNDLPDLGDDTTAEVIAAYIHRKTMDRVRADLPEDDDGADLRLHVTLWETPDSSCEYWE
- a CDS encoding 7-carboxy-7-deazaguanine synthase QueE, whose translation is MKYPVYERFYTWQGEGVHLGRAAYFIRLYGCPQACPWCDSAGTWHREYRPDGVTLMSEGELADVVRAESPDGAVVVITGGEPILFDLAPLTEALHALGRRVHIETSGIAPLRGALDWVTLSPKPFGQPPLPGVVAVADEVKIIVHEPGDIQAGLDTLTGLREDAVIWLHPEWSKARERDLTVLNAITQAVKENPRLRAGYQMHKLYRADDLDAHSDKRLIPLGGNAALGY
- the queC gene encoding 7-cyano-7-deazaguanine synthase QueC — its product is MTEGKKRAVVLLSGGLDSSTVLGMATRDGYACTALSFRYGQRHTVELERAATVAAHFGAVHRVIDINIGSFGGSALTDESMVVPTDGTEDGVIPPTYVPGRNTVFIAVGLSLAEAIDAERVFLGINAVDYSGYPDCRPEYLAAYQTLADLATKAGLEGRGAVLTAPLAELTKADIVREALAVGVPIDVTWSCYQGGAEPCGVCDSCRIRDKALIEAGRPDLATTYAQAQL
- the tkt gene encoding transketolase, giving the protein MSSDIPQLSVNTIRTLSIDGVQAANSGHPGAPLGAAPMAYVVWQDYLRFNPVHPEWPGRDRFVLSAGHASMLIYSLLHLTGYDLSLDELKNFRQWGSKTPGHPEFFHTPGLDATTGPLGQGAAMTVGMAMAEAHLAARYNRPEFPIFDNHTYAILGDGDLQEGVNHEAAALAGHLRLNKLIWLHDDNQVQLDTATFKAESDDVAARYVAYGWNVLKVADGNDLDQIRAAVKEAQTSDRPTLIQVRTVIGFGSPRAGTSKAHGEPLGAEGVAETKAALGWDYPAFTVPDEVKAHMDARERGAKLEAEWNDLMDGYRAAHPELAAEVDAMLKRELPANLADALPSYEVGGKGVATRNASGEVINALAKVLPGLMGGSADLSGSTKTTIKDGGEMQSGSMAGRNVLFGVREFGMAAAANGLSLYGGLHPMVGTFLVFADYLKPAFRLSAIQMQPVTYVLTHDSIGLGEDGPTHQPIEQIAMLRAVPGAHVIRPADANETAAAWQMALEYDKGPTALALTRQDLPILPRNHAGVKKGAYVVRDADGAQVILIASGSEVSLALDSAEALAAEGIQARVVSMPCMEVFRTQDRSYRDSVLTPGVKRVAIEAAAKSPWYEWVGTDGAVIGMDTFGASAPASVLFEKFGFSVQNVSKVVKSIL